The following are from one region of the Staphylococcus argenteus genome:
- the ald gene encoding alanine dehydrogenase, with protein sequence MKIGIPREIKNNENRVGLSPSGVHALVESGHTVLVETNAGAGSFFEDIDYKEAGAEIVAEQSKVWDVDMVIKVKEPLESEYPYFKEGLVLFTYLHLANEEALTQALIDKKVISIAYETVQLPDRSLPLLSPMSEVAGRMSAQVGAEFLQKLNGGMGILLGGVPGVPKGKVTIIGGGQAGTNAAKIALGLGADVTILDVNPKRLQQLDDLFDGRVHTIMSNPLNIELYVKDSDLVIGAVLIPGAKAPRLVTEDMIKQMKNGSVVIDIAIDQGGIFETTDKITTHDDPTYIKHGVVHYAVANMPGAVPRTSTLALNNATLPYALMLANKGFREAFKSNQPLSLGLNTYKGYVTNKGVAEAFGIAYKTVDEALRL encoded by the coding sequence ATGAAAATTGGTATACCAAGGGAGATTAAAAATAATGAAAATCGAGTAGGTTTGTCACCAAGTGGTGTGCATGCTTTAGTTGAAAGTGGGCATACAGTATTGGTTGAAACGAATGCCGGTGCAGGATCATTCTTTGAAGATATAGATTACAAAGAAGCAGGTGCTGAAATCGTAGCAGAACAATCGAAAGTTTGGGATGTGGATATGGTTATTAAGGTGAAAGAACCACTAGAATCAGAGTATCCATATTTTAAAGAAGGGCTTGTGTTATTCACTTATCTTCATTTAGCTAATGAAGAGGCATTAACGCAGGCGCTAATTGATAAAAAGGTAATTAGTATTGCATATGAAACAGTACAATTGCCAGATCGCTCTTTACCATTATTATCGCCAATGAGTGAAGTTGCCGGTAGAATGTCAGCGCAAGTTGGTGCAGAATTTTTACAAAAACTTAATGGTGGCATGGGGATTTTACTTGGTGGTGTCCCAGGCGTTCCAAAAGGTAAAGTGACTATTATTGGCGGCGGTCAAGCTGGTACAAATGCAGCTAAAATTGCACTAGGACTAGGTGCAGATGTTACAATTTTAGATGTTAATCCAAAGCGATTACAACAATTAGATGATTTATTTGATGGTCGCGTACATACGATTATGTCTAATCCATTGAATATTGAATTATATGTAAAAGATAGTGATTTAGTAATAGGTGCGGTGTTAATTCCAGGTGCCAAAGCACCACGTCTTGTAACTGAAGATATGATTAAACAAATGAAAAATGGTTCAGTCGTCATCGATATTGCAATAGATCAAGGTGGCATTTTTGAAACGACTGATAAAATTACAACTCACGATGATCCAACATACATTAAACATGGTGTAGTTCATTATGCAGTTGCGAATATGCCTGGCGCTGTACCACGTACTTCAACATTAGCTTTAAACAATGCAACATTACCATATGCTTTAATGTTAGCTAATAAAGGTTTCAGAGAAGCATTTAAATCAAATCAACCTTTATCATTAGGCTTAAATACTTACAAAGGTTATGTAACAAATAAAGGTGTTGCAGAGGCTTTTGGTATAGCGTATAAAACTGTTGATGAAGCATTACGATTATAA
- a CDS encoding universal stress protein, whose protein sequence is MITYKNILIAVDGSHEAEWAFNRAVGVAKRNDAKLTIVNVIDSRTYSSYEVYDAQFTEKSKHFAEELLNGYKEVATNAGVKDVETRLEFGSPKSIIPKKLAHEINADLIMSGTSGLNAVERFIVGSVSESIVRHAPCDVLVVRTEELPADFEPQVATTQLREKYQN, encoded by the coding sequence ATGATTACTTACAAAAATATTTTAATCGCAGTTGACGGTTCACATGAAGCTGAATGGGCATTTAACAGAGCAGTTGGTGTTGCTAAACGTAACGATGCGAAGTTAACAATTGTCAATGTAATTGATTCAAGAACATATTCTTCATATGAAGTTTATGATGCTCAATTTACTGAGAAATCTAAGCATTTTGCAGAAGAATTATTAAATGGTTATAAAGAAGTAGCAACTAACGCTGGTGTTAAAGATGTAGAAACACGTCTAGAGTTTGGTTCTCCTAAATCTATCATTCCTAAAAAGCTTGCACATGAAATTAATGCAGACTTAATTATGAGTGGTACATCAGGTTTAAATGCTGTTGAAAGATTTATTGTTGGTTCTGTATCTGAATCAATCGTACGACATGCACCTTGTGATGTTTTAGTTGTACGTACTGAAGAATTACCTGCAGACTTTGAACCACAAGTTGCAACAACACAACTACGTGAAAAATATCAAAACTAA
- a CDS encoding acetate kinase: protein MSKLILAINAGSSSLKFQLIRMPEEELVTKGLVERIGLKDSIFTIEVNGEKVKTVQDIKDHVEAVDIMLDAFKAHNIINDINDIDGTGHRVVHGGEKFPESVAITDEVEKEIEELSELAPLHNPANLMGIRAFRKLLPNIPHVAIFDTAFHQTMPEKAYLYSLPYHYYKDYGIRKYGFHGTSHKFVSQRAAELLEKPIEDLRIISCHIGNGASIAAIDGGKSIDTSMGFTPLAGVTMGTRSGNIDPALIPFIMEKTGKTAEQVLEILNKESGLLGLSGTSSDLRDLSEEAESGKARSQMALDVFASKIHKYIGSYAARMHGVDVIVFTAGIGENSVEIRAKVLEGLEFMGVYWDPKKNENLQRGKEGFINYPHSPVKVVVIPTDEESMIARDVMTFGGLK, encoded by the coding sequence ATGTCAAAATTAATCTTGGCTATCAACGCTGGTAGTTCATCATTAAAATTTCAATTAATTAGAATGCCCGAAGAGGAATTAGTAACAAAAGGATTAGTAGAAAGAATCGGACTGAAGGATTCAATTTTTACAATCGAAGTAAACGGGGAAAAAGTTAAAACAGTACAAGATATCAAAGACCACGTAGAAGCGGTTGATATCATGTTAGACGCATTTAAAGCACACAATATTATTAATGATATTAATGATATCGATGGAACTGGACACCGTGTTGTTCATGGTGGTGAGAAATTCCCTGAATCAGTAGCTATTACTGATGAAGTCGAAAAAGAAATTGAAGAATTAAGTGAATTAGCACCACTTCACAACCCAGCAAATTTAATGGGTATCCGTGCATTCCGTAAATTATTACCAAATATCCCTCATGTGGCAATTTTTGATACAGCATTCCATCAAACTATGCCTGAAAAAGCATATTTATATAGCTTGCCATATCATTATTATAAAGATTATGGTATTCGTAAGTATGGTTTCCATGGTACAAGTCATAAATTTGTATCACAAAGAGCAGCTGAATTGTTAGAAAAACCTATTGAAGATTTACGTATCATTTCTTGTCATATCGGTAATGGCGCATCTATTGCAGCAATTGACGGTGGTAAATCTATTGATACATCAATGGGCTTCACACCACTTGCAGGTGTAACAATGGGTACACGTTCTGGTAATATTGACCCAGCCTTAATTCCGTTCATTATGGAAAAAACAGGTAAAACAGCTGAACAAGTATTAGAAATTTTAAATAAAGAATCTGGTTTATTAGGTTTATCAGGTACTTCTAGTGATTTACGTGACTTATCTGAAGAGGCTGAATCTGGTAAAGCACGTTCACAAATGGCTTTAGATGTATTTGCTTCTAAAATTCACAAATACATTGGTTCATATGCAGCAAGAATGCACGGTGTAGATGTTATCGTATTTACTGCAGGGATTGGCGAAAACTCTGTAGAAATTCGTGCGAAAGTTCTTGAAGGCTTAGAATTCATGGGCGTATACTGGGATCCTAAGAAAAACGAAAACTTACAACGTGGTAAAGAAGGATTTATCAACTATCCTCATTCACCTGTTAAAGTTGTCGTTATTCCAACAGATGAAGAAAGTATGATTGCTCGTGATGTTATGACATTCGGTGGTTTGAAATAA
- a CDS encoding class I SAM-dependent methyltransferase produces MAEEQTIMERLFHTLDEKAKALNNENGQSFIENLGLAMEQVYTNDRELLEQATLQDRRKAFQFAYLSLMQEEKIQANHQITPDSIGLILGFLVERFMNNQQELHIVDIASGAGHLSATVNEVLPEIAVMHHLIEVDPVLSRVSVHLANFLEIPFDVYPQDAIMPLPIEEADVVIGDFPVGYYPLDERSKAFKLGFEEGHSYSHYLLIEQAINTLKDAGYAFLVVPSNIFTGEHVKQLEKYIATETEMQAFLNLPPTLFKNEKARKSILILQKKKSGETKPVEVLLANIPDFKNPSQFQGFMTELNQWMDTNRPKK; encoded by the coding sequence ATGGCAGAAGAACAAACAATTATGGAACGCTTATTTCATACATTAGATGAAAAAGCTAAAGCTTTAAATAATGAAAATGGACAAAGTTTTATTGAAAATCTAGGATTGGCAATGGAACAAGTTTATACGAACGATAGAGAATTATTAGAACAAGCAACATTACAGGATAGACGTAAAGCATTTCAATTTGCATATTTAAGTTTAATGCAAGAAGAAAAGATACAGGCAAATCATCAAATTACACCTGATTCTATTGGGCTAATTTTAGGGTTTTTAGTTGAACGATTCATGAATAATCAACAAGAGTTGCACATCGTTGATATTGCAAGTGGTGCGGGACACCTAAGTGCAACTGTAAATGAAGTGTTACCTGAAATAGCTGTGATGCATCATTTAATTGAAGTTGATCCGGTATTGTCTCGTGTAAGTGTTCATTTAGCTAACTTTTTAGAAATACCTTTTGATGTTTATCCACAAGATGCAATTATGCCTTTACCAATAGAAGAGGCTGATGTTGTGATTGGAGATTTTCCAGTAGGATATTATCCACTTGATGAGCGAAGTAAAGCATTTAAGTTAGGATTTGAAGAAGGCCACAGTTACTCACATTACTTATTAATTGAGCAGGCTATTAATACATTAAAAGATGCTGGATATGCCTTTTTAGTAGTGCCAAGTAATATATTTACAGGTGAACATGTAAAACAGCTTGAAAAATATATTGCAACAGAGACGGAAATGCAAGCATTTTTAAATTTGCCACCAACTTTATTTAAAAATGAAAAAGCACGAAAATCCATATTAATTTTACAAAAGAAAAAGTCGGGTGAAACAAAGCCAGTTGAAGTATTATTAGCGAATATACCTGATTTCAAAAATCCTTCACAATTCCAAGGATTTATGACTGAGTTAAATCAATGGATGGACACAAATCGTCCTAAAAAATAA
- the tpx gene encoding thiol peroxidase, protein MTEITFKGGPIHLLGQQINEGDIAPDFTVLDNDLNQVTLADYAGKKKLISVVPSIDTGVCDQQTRKFNSEASKEDGVVLTISADLPFAQKRWCASAGLDNVITLSDHRDLSFGENFGVVMQELRLLARAVFVLDADNKVVYKEIVSEGTDFPDFDSALVAYKNI, encoded by the coding sequence ATGACTGAAATTACATTCAAAGGTGGTCCAATCCACTTACTAGGGCAACAAATTAATGAAGGTGACATTGCACCTGACTTCACAGTACTAGATAATGATTTAAATCAAGTAACTTTAGCAGATTATGCTGGTAAAAAGAAATTGATTAGTGTAGTACCATCAATTGATACAGGTGTTTGTGATCAACAAACACGTAAATTCAATTCTGAAGCTTCTAAAGAAGACGGTGTTGTATTAACAATTTCAGCTGATTTACCATTCGCACAAAAAAGATGGTGTGCTTCAGCTGGTTTGGACAATGTCATTACATTAAGTGATCACCGTGATTTATCTTTTGGTGAAAACTTTGGTGTTGTTATGCAAGAACTTCGCTTATTAGCTCGTGCAGTGTTTGTATTAGATGCAGACAATAAGGTCGTTTATAAAGAAATTGTAAGTGAAGGTACTGATTTCCCAGACTTTGATTCTGCTTTAGTTGCATACAAAAATATTTAA
- a CDS encoding sulfite exporter TauE/SafE family protein: MDLNLTMILIIIVFGFIAAFIDSVVGGGGLISTPALLAIGLPPSIALGTNKLASSFGSLTSAIKFLRSGNVDFKVVVKLFGFVFLASASGAFIATMIPSQVLKPMIIVALSSVFIFTLLKKDWGNTRTFTHFTFKKALLFAGLFILIGFYDGFVGGGTGSFMLFVLLLFGFDFLSAAGNAKVLNFASNIGALLLFMILGQVDYIIGLIMALSMIVGSYAGAHFAIKQGVSYVKVLFIIVTAILILKNAFDYIQQFVSN; encoded by the coding sequence GTGGATTTAAATTTAACGATGATTCTAATCATTATTGTCTTTGGTTTTATAGCAGCATTTATTGATTCAGTTGTAGGTGGTGGAGGTTTGATTTCAACGCCGGCGTTATTGGCAATAGGTTTGCCACCATCCATTGCATTAGGTACTAATAAATTAGCGAGTTCATTTGGTTCATTAACTAGTGCAATTAAGTTTTTAAGGTCAGGTAATGTAGATTTTAAGGTTGTAGTAAAGTTATTTGGTTTTGTATTTTTAGCATCTGCTAGTGGTGCTTTTATTGCAACAATGATACCATCGCAAGTATTAAAACCAATGATTATTGTTGCACTTTCATCAGTGTTTATTTTCACATTGTTAAAAAAAGATTGGGGTAATACTCGCACATTTACACATTTCACGTTCAAGAAAGCATTATTATTTGCTGGGTTATTTATTTTAATAGGCTTTTACGATGGTTTTGTTGGTGGCGGCACAGGGTCGTTTATGTTGTTTGTATTATTACTTTTTGGTTTTGATTTTTTGAGTGCTGCTGGGAATGCCAAAGTATTGAACTTTGCATCAAATATTGGTGCGCTTCTATTATTTATGATATTAGGTCAAGTAGACTATATTATAGGTTTAATTATGGCTTTAAGTATGATAGTTGGATCCTATGCTGGTGCTCATTTTGCGATTAAACAAGGTGTTAGTTATGTAAAAGTTTTATTCATTATTGTTACTGCGATTTTAATTTTAAAAAATGCTTTTGATTATATTCAACAATTTGTATCAAATTAA
- the thiI gene encoding tRNA uracil 4-sulfurtransferase ThiI, which yields MKYDHLLVRYGELTLKGSNRKKFVNQLRNNVHQSLKGLEGFVVKGKRDRMYIELEEHADIHEITYRLSKIFGIKSISPVLKIEKTLEAMSEAAIKFAQTFDNGSTFKIDVKRADKNYPMDTYELQRELGGAVLKQIENISVNVKRPDHEIRVEVRLDAIYMYEEVVPGAGGLPVGTGGKTLLMLSGGIDSPVAGMEVMRRGVTIEAIHFHSPPFTSEQAKEKVIELTRILAERVGPIKLHIVPFTELQKQVNKVVHPRYTMTSTRRMMMRVADKLVHQIGALAIVNGENLGQVASQTLHSMYAINNVTSTPVLRPLLTYDKEEIIVKSKEIGTFETSIQPFEDCCTIFTPKNPVTEPNFDKVVQYESIFDFEEMIDRAVENIETLEITSDYKTTKEQQTDELINDFL from the coding sequence ATGAAGTATGACCATTTGCTTGTTAGGTATGGAGAACTAACATTAAAAGGTTCAAATAGAAAGAAATTTGTAAATCAATTAAGAAATAACGTTCATCAATCTTTAAAAGGTCTTGAAGGCTTTGTTGTAAAAGGTAAGCGAGACCGTATGTATATTGAATTAGAAGAACATGCTGATATACACGAAATCACGTATCGATTATCAAAAATTTTCGGTATTAAATCAATTAGTCCGGTTTTAAAAATTGAAAAAACTTTAGAAGCTATGAGTGAAGCAGCAATCAAATTTGCACAAACGTTCGATAATGGTAGTACGTTTAAAATTGATGTAAAGCGTGCCGATAAAAATTACCCAATGGATACGTATGAGTTGCAACGTGAATTGGGTGGTGCAGTTTTGAAGCAGATTGAAAATATCTCAGTTAATGTAAAGCGTCCAGATCACGAAATTAGAGTAGAAGTTAGATTAGATGCTATATACATGTATGAAGAAGTTGTACCAGGTGCAGGTGGCTTACCTGTAGGTACAGGTGGTAAAACTTTACTTATGTTATCAGGTGGAATTGATTCGCCAGTGGCTGGTATGGAAGTAATGAGACGCGGTGTAACGATTGAGGCCATTCATTTTCATAGCCCGCCATTTACAAGTGAACAAGCGAAAGAAAAAGTTATCGAACTTACACGTATTTTAGCCGAACGTGTTGGTCCAATTAAATTACACATTGTTCCATTTACAGAATTACAAAAACAAGTGAATAAAGTTGTTCATCCTAGATACACGATGACATCAACAAGACGTATGATGATGAGAGTTGCTGACAAATTAGTACATCAAATTGGTGCACTGGCTATTGTTAATGGTGAAAATTTAGGGCAAGTTGCAAGTCAAACACTTCATAGTATGTATGCAATTAATAATGTCACTTCTACACCTGTACTACGTCCTTTATTAACATATGATAAAGAAGAAATTATTGTGAAGTCTAAGGAAATTGGTACATTTGAAACATCAATCCAACCATTTGAAGATTGTTGTACGATTTTCACTCCAAAAAATCCAGTAACTGAACCAAACTTTGATAAAGTTGTTCAATACGAAAGCATTTTTGATTTTGAAGAAATGATTGATCGTGCAGTTGAAAATATTGAAACACTAGAAATTACTAGTGATTATAAAACTACAAAAGAACAACAAACAGACGAATTAATAAACGACTTTTTATAA
- a CDS encoding cysteine desulfurase family protein — protein sequence MFILIYLDNAATTKAFEEVLDTYLKVNQSMYFNPSSPHKAGLQADQLLQQAKVQINNMVNANKNYDVVFTSGATESNNIALKGVAYRKFDTANVIITSVLEHPSVLEVVRYLEEREGFKVKYVDVTKDGSIDLQHFNELMSDKVGLVTCMYVNNVTGQIQPIAEMAEILKQYPKVHFHVDAVQAFGKIPVDFKNVDSLSLSGHKFNGLKGQGVLLVNHIQNIEPIIQGGGQEYGVRSGTINLPSDIALVKAMKIANDNRESLHTYVASLNKDIREFVESFRGVYINSAINGSPFILNISFPGVKGEVLVNAFSKYDIMVSTTSACSSKRNKLNEVLTAMGLSDKAIEGSIRLSFGATTTKEDIEKFKETFIIIYEEIKELLK from the coding sequence GTGTTTATTTTGATATATCTAGATAATGCGGCAACCACGAAAGCATTTGAAGAAGTGTTAGATACTTATTTAAAAGTAAATCAATCAATGTATTTTAATCCTAGTAGTCCGCATAAAGCTGGTTTACAAGCAGATCAATTACTACAGCAAGCGAAAGTTCAAATTAATAATATGGTTAATGCCAATAAGAATTATGATGTTGTGTTCACAAGCGGAGCTACAGAGTCAAATAATATTGCACTGAAAGGCGTCGCTTATCGCAAATTTGATACAGCAAATGTAATTATTACATCGGTATTGGAACATCCATCTGTATTAGAAGTTGTAAGATATTTGGAGGAACGCGAAGGATTTAAAGTGAAATATGTTGATGTGACGAAAGACGGAAGTATTGATTTACAACACTTTAATGAATTAATGTCTGACAAAGTCGGTTTAGTTACTTGTATGTACGTAAATAATGTAACTGGTCAAATTCAACCAATTGCTGAAATGGCTGAAATTTTAAAACAATATCCAAAAGTACACTTTCATGTGGATGCTGTGCAGGCATTTGGAAAAATCCCGGTAGATTTTAAAAATGTGGATAGCCTCAGTTTAAGTGGTCATAAATTTAATGGCTTAAAAGGGCAAGGTGTATTGTTAGTTAACCATATACAAAATATCGAGCCAATTATTCAAGGCGGTGGCCAGGAGTATGGTGTAAGAAGCGGTACAATCAATTTACCTAGCGATATTGCTTTAGTTAAAGCAATGAAAATAGCAAATGATAATCGTGAATCTTTGCACACTTATGTAGCGTCTTTAAATAAAGATATTAGGGAATTCGTCGAATCTTTTAGAGGTGTATATATAAATTCAGCTATAAATGGTTCGCCATTTATTTTAAACATTAGTTTTCCTGGTGTGAAAGGCGAAGTGCTTGTAAATGCATTTTCAAAATATGACATTATGGTATCAACAACTAGTGCTTGCTCATCGAAGCGTAATAAATTAAATGAAGTACTGACTGCAATGGGGTTATCAGATAAAGCAATTGAAGGTAGTATTCGATTATCATTTGGTGCCACTACAACTAAAGAAGATATTGAAAAATTTAAAGAAACATTCATCATAATTTATGAGGAAATTAAGGAGTTGCTTAAATAA
- the ezrA gene encoding septation ring formation regulator EzrA has product MVLYIILAIIVIILIAVGVLFYLRSNKRQIIEKTIERKNEIETLPFDQNLAQLSKLNLKGETKTKYDAMKKDNVESTNKYLAPVEEKIHNAEALLDKFSFNASQTEIDDANELLDSYEQSYQQQLEDVNEIIALYKDNDELYDKCKVDYREMKRDVLANRHQFGEAASLLETEIEKFEPKLEQFEVLKVDGNYVQAHNHIAALNEQMKQLRSYMEEIPELIRETQKELPGQFQDLKYGCRDLKVEGYDLDHVKVDSTLQSLKTELSFVEPLISRLELEEANDKLAHINDKLDDMYDLIEHEVKAKNDVEETKDIITDNLFKAKDMNYTLQTEIEYVRESYYINESDAQSVRQFENEIQSLISVYDDILKEMSKSAVRYSEVQDNLQYLEDHVTVINEKQEKLQNHLIQLREDEAEAEDNLLRVQSKKEEVYRRLLASNLTSVPERFIIMKNEIDHEVRDVNEQFSERPIHVKQLKDKVSKIVIQMNTFEDEANDVLVNAVYAEKLIQYGNRYRKDYSNVDKSLNEAERLFKNNRYKRAIEISEQALESVEPGVTKHIEEEVIKQ; this is encoded by the coding sequence ATGGTGTTATATATCATTTTGGCAATAATTGTGATTATATTGATTGCTGTAGGTGTATTGTTCTATTTACGTTCTAATAAAAGACAGATCATTGAAAAAACAATTGAACGTAAAAATGAAATTGAAACGTTACCTTTTGATCAAAACCTTGCACAATTATCTAAGTTGAATTTAAAAGGTGAAACAAAAACGAAATACGATGCAATGAAAAAGGACAACGTAGAGAGTACAAATAAGTATCTAGCTCCTGTGGAAGAAAAAATCCATAATGCCGAGGCTTTACTAGATAAATTTAGTTTCAATGCGTCCCAAACTGAAATTGACGATGCAAATGAATTGTTAGATAGCTATGAACAAAGTTATCAACAACAATTGGAAGATGTAAACGAAATTATTGCGTTATATAAAGATAATGATGAATTATATGATAAATGTAAAGTCGATTATCGAGAAATGAAACGTGATGTATTAGCGAATCGCCATCAATTTGGTGAGGCAGCAAGTTTACTTGAAACTGAAATTGAAAAGTTTGAGCCAAAGTTAGAGCAATTTGAAGTTCTTAAAGTTGATGGTAATTATGTACAAGCGCACAACCATATAGCTGCCTTGAATGAACAGATGAAACAGCTGAGATCATATATGGAAGAAATACCGGAATTAATTAGAGAAACACAAAAAGAATTACCTGGTCAATTCCAAGATTTAAAATATGGTTGTCGTGATCTTAAAGTAGAAGGATATGACCTTGATCACGTAAAAGTAGATAGTACGTTACAAAGTTTGAAAACTGAACTTAGCTTCGTTGAACCGCTTATCAGTCGTTTAGAATTGGAAGAAGCGAATGATAAATTAGCTCACATTAATGATAAGTTAGATGACATGTATGATTTAATTGAACATGAAGTTAAAGCTAAAAATGATGTTGAGGAAACAAAAGATATCATTACTGATAACTTATTTAAAGCTAAAGACATGAACTATACGTTACAAACTGAAATTGAATATGTACGTGAAAGCTACTATATTAATGAATCTGATGCACAAAGTGTTCGTCAATTTGAAAATGAAATTCAAAGTTTGATTTCTGTGTACGATGATATTTTAAAAGAAATGTCTAAATCAGCTGTACGATATAGTGAAGTTCAAGACAACTTACAATATCTTGAGGATCATGTCACAGTAATTAATGAAAAACAAGAAAAGCTTCAAAACCATCTTATTCAATTACGTGAGGATGAAGCAGAAGCAGAAGATAATTTATTACGTGTACAATCAAAGAAAGAAGAAGTATATCGCCGATTACTTGCTTCTAATTTAACAAGTGTGCCAGAAAGATTTATCATTATGAAAAATGAAATCGATCATGAAGTTCGTGACGTGAATGAACAATTTAGTGAGCGTCCAATACATGTTAAACAATTAAAAGATAAAGTATCTAAAATAGTTATACAAATGAATACATTTGAAGATGAAGCAAACGATGTACTCGTTAACGCTGTTTATGCTGAGAAACTAATTCAATATGGAAACAGATATCGTAAAGATTATAGCAATGTAGATAAAAGCTTGAATGAAGCTGAAAGATTGTTTAAAAATAATCGCTATAAACGTGCGATAGAAATTTCAGAACAAGCACTTGAAAGTGTGGAACCTGGCGTTACCAAACATATTGAAGAAGAAGTTATTAAACAATAG
- a CDS encoding GAF domain-containing protein: MTTIKPTNYALLKKQTASLIEDEHHIIAILSNMSALLNDNLDQINWVGFYLKEQDELILGPFQGHPACVHIPIGKGVCGTAVSERRTQVVADVHQFEGHIACDANSKSEIVIPIFKGDEIIGVLDIDAPITNRFDENDQEHLEAIVKIIERQLV, encoded by the coding sequence ATGACAACAATTAAGCCAACAAATTACGCATTATTAAAGAAACAAACTGCAAGTTTAATTGAAGATGAACATCATATCATTGCTATTTTGAGTAATATGTCTGCATTGTTAAACGACAATTTAGATCAAATTAATTGGGTCGGATTTTATTTAAAAGAACAAGATGAACTTATACTCGGTCCTTTCCAAGGACACCCTGCTTGTGTTCATATACCAATTGGTAAAGGTGTATGTGGAACAGCAGTTTCTGAACGTCGCACACAAGTTGTTGCTGACGTCCATCAATTTGAAGGTCATATCGCTTGTGATGCCAATAGTAAATCAGAAATCGTTATCCCGATTTTCAAAGGTGATGAAATTATTGGCGTATTAGATATCGATGCACCAATTACAAATCGCTTTGACGAAAATGATCAAGAACATCTTGAAGCAATTGTTAAAATAATCGAACGACAATTGGTTTAA
- the rpsD gene encoding 30S ribosomal protein S4: MARFRGSNWKKSRRLGISLSGTGKELEKRPYAPGQHGPNQRKKLSEYGLQLREKQKLRYLYGMTERQFRNTFDIAGKKFGVHGENFMILLASRLDAVVYALGLARTRRQARQLVNHGHILVDGKRVDIPSYSVKPGQTISVREKSQKLNIIVESVEINNFVPEYLNFDADSLTGTFVRLPERSELPAEINEQLIVEYYSR; this comes from the coding sequence ATGGCTCGATTCAGAGGTTCAAACTGGAAAAAATCTCGTCGTTTAGGTATCTCTTTAAGTGGTACTGGTAAAGAATTAGAAAAACGTCCTTACGCACCAGGACAACATGGTCCAAACCAACGTAAAAAATTATCAGAATATGGTTTACAATTACGTGAAAAACAAAAATTACGTTACTTATATGGAATGACTGAAAGACAATTCCGTAACACATTTGACATCGCTGGTAAAAAATTCGGTGTACACGGTGAAAACTTCATGATCTTATTAGCAAGTCGTTTAGACGCTGTTGTATATGCATTAGGTTTAGCTCGTACTCGTCGTCAAGCACGTCAATTAGTTAACCACGGTCATATCTTAGTAGATGGTAAACGTGTTGATATCCCATCTTATTCTGTTAAACCTGGTCAAACAATTTCAGTTCGTGAAAAATCTCAAAAATTAAACATCATCGTTGAATCAGTTGAAATTAATAATTTCGTACCTGAATACTTAAACTTTGATGCAGATAGCTTAACTGGTACTTTCGTACGTTTACCAGAACGTAGCGAATTACCTGCTGAAATTAACGAACAATTAATCGTTGAGTACTACTCAAGATAA